In Lolium perenne isolate Kyuss_39 chromosome 5, Kyuss_2.0, whole genome shotgun sequence, the sequence CCGACGCCGCGCCGCCAGCCTCGACGCCCTCCTCCACCGTCAGCCACCGCCTGgacgccctccgccgccgccagccaCCGCCTCAAcgccctcctccgccgccagccaaCCCCACTCCGCCCGACGCCGCGCCGCCGGCCTCGACGCCCTCCTCCGCGGCCAGCCACCGCCTCCACGCCCTCCTCTGCCGCCAGCTTACCACTGGTggctcgccggcgccggcgcttgccctttttttttattattcttgaatttctttgccgtgcgccgcggGTCaaatgcgcacggcaaagagcatGCCGCACGGGAAAAaagggccgcacggcaaaggagagcggcgcacggcaaagcgaACGATGCACGGCAAAGTCTTTGCCGTGCAGTTTGGTGGGACGCACGGCAACGACCGCTTTGCCGAGGCAAACGTTGCCGTCCGAACTTTGCCGGGCGGAGTTGCACGGCGaaggctttgccgtgcaaatTATGCCCTTTGCCATGTATTTTGCTTGCACGGCAACGTCCTCTTCTCCCGTAGTGCTTCCTTCCGGTGAAAACTTCAAGGAGCATTATACCGTAGCTGAACACGTCACTCTTTCTTGATGCTTTTCCGTATGATCCATACTCTACACAAGGAAAAAAAAACAAATATAAGCCAAAACATGATTGATCAGTCCAAAAAAAGAATTGGGTATATTTAACGACCATAACTAGTGTTAATTAATTAGGTACCTGGTGACATGTACCCAATGGAACTGGGCATGTTTGACGCGATCGTTGAGCTATCATTTCCTTGTAGTAGCCTTGCAATGCCAAAGTCCGCCACATGTGCGATCATGTCCTCGTCAAATAAAACATTGCTTGGCTTCAGGTCGCAATGCAAAACCACTTCATGATATCCATGGTGCAGATACTCCAAGGCCATTGACACATCGAGCATAACACCTAGCCTCTCATGGAACCCAAATTGCCTTTCTCTCAAGTGGGAGTGGTGCAGCAGCGTGTCTAAGCTTCCATTTGGCATGTACTGTAACACCATTGCTCTGAAGTCCATGTTAGAGCATGCGTTGATTATCTGTATGAGGTTACGGTGTCGCGCCATGCGAAGCACACGGCACTCGGCGTCAAAGCTTCTAGTGGTTTGCTCGGATCGCATGTCGAGAACCTTCACTGCAACTACGGAGCCGTTGCTTAGTTGGCCCCTGAACACTTTTCCAAATCCTCCTGAACCGAGCATGTTGTCTTCATTAAATTTATCGGTGGCGTGAACAAGCTCAAGATGAGAAATTAATTGATGGCCTACTGGGTCATCAACAGAAGCTCTGACCTGACCTTTCTCAGTTTTCTTTATCATTGCTAGGTATAAGAAAAAACCAATAACACCAAGAGCTACAGTGACACATGCCAATAATATTGTCAGCTTCAAGAGGTGGTAATTATGACCTGAATGGTGCCGGCCATGTAGAGACGAAATTGGTAAGCACGGAGGCAGAGGGATACCACACAACCCAGAGTTGTTCTCATACTGGCTCTCTGGAAACGTGGCAAGAGATCCTAGGACCGGTACTGATCCATTGAGCTTATTGTATGACAAGTCAATATACTGCAATAATCCCAGCGTGGACAACGATCCAGGAATTGGGCCTTCCAACTGGTTATGTGACAGGTCAAGCGAGGACAGTGTCTTGGCGTCTCCAAGCTCGTCAGGGATAGCACCAGAGAGCAAATTGCTCCCAAGATTAATGAGAAAGAGGTAGTTTATGTTCCCAAGCTCCTTGGGGATCTCGGAATCGAGCTGGTTGAAGGATAGGTCCAGGTATTCCATGGAGGCATTTAGAGTGGAAGTAAAATCTGGGCAGCTGAGGTGCAGCACGATGAAGTTGCATAGCTTTTTGCTGGCCATCCGGTTCAGATCATCGGAACGGATGCCGCTGGTGTGGAGCAGGTTCCCACTGTCGTGGCATTCGCCGGTCCGCGACCCTTGGTTGCGCAAGTAGGTGGACGTCCGCCCGGAATCGAGGATGGGAACCTTCCCGGACTGCCTCGCTAGCTCCGGCGGTATTGGTCCACTTAGCTGGTTGTTGTTGAGGTCCAGTAAaatcaatctcttgcaatctcctAGCTCGCGCGGTATCGGGCCCGAGAAGGAGTTGTTGTTCAGCTTCAAATTCGCCATGTTGTCTAGCTGCCCAAGCCATGGCGGCACCGGTCCGGAGAGCTTGTTGCTACCGAGGGATAACCAGATCAGATCATGGCAGTTCACCAGCTCCGGTGGGATGCCGCCTGTGAGCCCGTTGTAATCGAGGATGAGGTGCTGGAGCCCGCGAGTGCTAGCCAGTGATGCCGGGATCTCGCCATGCAGTTGGTTCTCCCACAGGATGATGTCTCGGAGAAGGGATAGGTCACCGAGGGATGTGGggatcactagtggaaaacatgcctaatgtcgcgggtcgtaagacccttttgtcgcgggcggccagccgcgacaacggaggcgcgacaaaagatccaaccttttgtcgcgggtcgattaccacccgcgacataaggtccaccacgtggcagccgcggggcgcgcaggggacacccccttttgtcgcgggtggtaatacagtccgcgacaaaaggccctctacgtggcgcgcgcataacgctgctgctttagggtttgaggggtgcagcacaccCCCCCCCCGCCACTGCCCCCCttctatttcattttttcattttaaaataaaagttgcatatatttgtacgctaccacaagttgtacacgttcattcattatatatagatcgagcaaacaaatattggaagcaaaagtctattcgtagattccccttacatatacatggagctcacgactaccgggactaaagcccgtcgTCTATTCTAACTATTACATGGAGATCATTTGATGCGCCTATTCGAACTAAACAAGCCGTTGTCGTCTATTACTTCTCTCATCAGAAGTCCCGCCACTTCCTCCGTATTTCCTTGTAGGTGTTCGTGTGGTTGGAGcttctcccgcatgaagtcgatctatataggaaaatgagatgaatatgactatatcaatcttgataacgaaatattgacgataataaattaaagttgtgaatgttattgcttacgttgaatctatTATCGTTGTTCTTCTCAGCGGTTAACAtgtgaatggactcgcaaacgtagtatccacatagattcatcccctgtggctgctgggcgcatggtataggagtaaatgttagcttctctgcgAAGTTACCACCCTTAAAATTCTTCTTGAAAACTCTCCAAACCCTGCCAGGTAAAAGAATGAttaaatgagtggataattaattgatatctcacgaaagatatagcgcgtCATTAATGATTGAAATTACTTCTGGAGCAAGCGCTGCAAGTCGGGGAACCCTTCCACGCCTCTACTCAatgggtcccttacttcaactattcccttatcaacttgaatgtctagcagaatccagtggaaactgcacatgtttatatatatatatacttcatgaattacacttaacatcgagtaagaaaaattgaatgtgcacaacagatcagtaagactctcacctgtagttgtaaggaaacagtattgaatcacagaaatgttgctcccctataaaccttagtaggtttcccccccgtTTCTTCGGTTTATCCCTTACCGTGCCTTGATGTACTTTATTTGGTTCAACAAATCCAATATTGAACATCTTATTACTtctgcattcactgatcttcagtctgcataagagagcaCATAAGATacaatgagtatatgcaatgaacaggaacaactgaatgaacacgagcttata encodes:
- the LOC127303224 gene encoding brassinosteroid LRR receptor kinase BRI1-like; its protein translation is MAVALFATVVLLLLPAPVAVPTSADETDEQLLERFKAAVRNKRELGGWIRGDSVCQFPGAGCVGSRLSSLSLAGVPLDVDFRAVAGTLLRLGSVRTVSLRGANVTGSLEDASGERLRCGHMLAKLDLSGNGALLRGHVADAAVLAGACGGLRELNLSRNALVGGRRKGDGGVAGFAGLDVLDLSYNRIAGDLSWIASAVGVWHLGLAGNMISGLIPPLSNCSRMESLDLSRNDISGEVVPGVISGCSALVTLDLSNNLNLTGAFPPDILGFASLSYLNLSFNSFSDGLPAGDSLAAGIPRVATLSLSYNYFNGSLPDTMGSLAELTTLELNSNALTGVILPSFCPSTGTSKLEVLHLQNNYLTGGIPPSISNCASLQSLDLALNYINGSIPTSLGDLSLLRDIILWENQLHGEIPASLASTRGLQHLILDYNGLTGGIPPELVNCHDLIWLSLGSNKLSGPVPPWLGQLDNMANLKLNNNSFSGPIPRELGDCKRLILLDLNNNQLSGPIPPELARQSGKVPILDSGRTSTYLRNQGSRTGECHDSGNLLHTSGIRSDDLNRMASKKLCNFIVLHLSCPDFTSTLNASMEYLDLSFNQLDSEIPKELGNINYLFLINLGSNLLSGAIPDELGDAKTLSSLDLSHNQLEGPIPGSLSTLGLLQYIDLSYNKLNGSVPVLGSLATFPESQYENNSGLCGIPLPPCLPISSLHGRHHSGHNYHLLKLTILLACVTVALGVIGFFLYLAMIKKTEKGQVRASVDDPVGHQLISHLELVHATDKFNEDNMLGSGGFGKVFRGQLSNGSVVAVKVLDMRSEQTTRSFDAECRVLRMARHRNLIQIINACSNMDFRAMVLQYMPNGSLDTLLHHSHLRERQFGFHERLGVMLDVSMALEYLHHGYHEVVLHCDLKPSNVLFDEDMIAHVADFGIARLLQGNDSSTIASNMPSSIGYMSPEYGSYGKASRKSDVFSYGIMLLEVFTGRKHYGRRGRCRASKIHGKGHNLHGKAFAVQLRPAKFGRQQIGLLCTKDSPKDRIKISDVVLRLTKIQIAYTKWTTRHNDL